From the genome of Candidatus Deferrimicrobium borealis:
GAAGTCGTTGTACCAAAGGCCCAGGAGCCCCATGATCACCGGCAGGTTCCGCTCAAAGGGGGTTGTGCGGAAGTGTTCGTCCATCTGGTGGAAACCGTCCAGCATGGCGCGAAAGTGATCCGGGCCGACCGCCACCATCGTGGAAAGGCCGATGGCCGAATCCATGGAATAGCGTCCGCCGACCCAATCCCAGAACCCGAACATGTTGGCGGTATCGATGCCGAACTTCGCCACTTCCGCCGCATTGGTCGACACCGCAATAAAATGCTTGGCGACCGACGTTTCGTCCCCTCCGAGACCGGCAAGTGACCAATCCCGGGCGGTGCGCGCATTGGTCATGCTTTCAAGGGTGGTGAAAGTTTTTGAAGAGACGACGAAGAGAGTCTGCGCCGGCTCGAGATCCCGAACAGCCTCGGCCAAGTCGGTGCCGTCTACGTTGGAAACAAACCGAAACGTCATGGCTCGATCGCTATAATGCTTCAATGCTTCGTAGGCCATGACCGGACCCAGGTCGGAGCCGCCGATGCCGATGTTGATGACGTTGCGAATGCGTTTGCCGGTGTGCCCCTTCCACGCGCCGCTCCGCACGCGATTGGAGAAATCGGCCATCTTGTCCAGCACGGCGTGGACTTGCGGCACGACGTTCTCGCCATCCACGACGATGGATGCTCCTCTGGGCGCGCGAAGGGCCACATGCAGGACCGCGCGGTCTTCCGTAACGTTGATTTTGTCGCCGCGGAACATGGCCTCGATGCGCCCGCGGAGTCCGCAGTCCTCCGCCAACCGGAGGAGCAATTTCAGGGTCTCCCCGGTTACGCGATTTTTCGAGTAATCCAGGTACAGGCCGACCGCTTCGACCGTCATGCGCTTGCCGCGGGTGGGATCCTCCGCAAAAAGCTTGCGCAGATGCAGCTCACGGACCTGTTGATAGTGACCTGCAAGGCGCTTCCATGTTTGGCGCTCATTGAGCGGCGCGATCTCTTGGGTCATCTTCTTTAC
Proteins encoded in this window:
- the pgi gene encoding glucose-6-phosphate isomerase, which encodes MTQEIAPLNERQTWKRLAGHYQQVRELHLRKLFAEDPTRGKRMTVEAVGLYLDYSKNRVTGETLKLLLRLAEDCGLRGRIEAMFRGDKINVTEDRAVLHVALRAPRGASIVVDGENVVPQVHAVLDKMADFSNRVRSGAWKGHTGKRIRNVINIGIGGSDLGPVMAYEALKHYSDRAMTFRFVSNVDGTDLAEAVRDLEPAQTLFVVSSKTFTTLESMTNARTARDWSLAGLGGDETSVAKHFIAVSTNAAEVAKFGIDTANMFGFWDWVGGRYSMDSAIGLSTMVAVGPDHFRAMLDGFHQMDEHFRTTPFERNLPVIMGLLGLWYNDFFGAHTVAVLPYEQYLKRFPAYLQQLTMESNGKQVTLDGRKVPCDTAPIYWGEPGTNGQHSFYQLIHQGTRLIPCDFIAFHETLNPLGRHHDILMANVFAQAEALAFGKTSEQVKAEGTPDWLVPHRIFEGNRPSNLILARRLTPETFGKLVALYEHIVFTQGAIWSIDSFDQWGVELGKQLAQRIIPELESREKPALAHDSSTNNLISRYRKSKERT